One part of the Paenibacillus silvisoli genome encodes these proteins:
- a CDS encoding FecCD family ABC transporter permease: protein MNSLLSTSFSRLIGLIVSLILLVVCMACSIIFGTADISLHTIMESYTAYNGSQEHLIIQTARMPRALIAAMAGASLAVAGSLMQGITRNPLASPSLFGVNAGAAFFIVVSSAYFGASSLGTFATLAFAGAACTAAIVYALGSIGSDGLTPIKVTLAGAAMTAFFSSLSMGVLLTGGQTFDQVLYWFVGSVAGRDMSIFTTAAPYMGVALLGALVLSRHMNLLVLGEDVATGLGQSTVYVKLAAAVIIVLLAGGSVSIAGPIAFVGIIIPHITRFLIGNDYRWSLPYCALLGGILLLAADIGSRFIAFPKEVPVGIMTAILGVPFFVYIARRGDR from the coding sequence ATGAATTCCTTGCTTTCCACGTCGTTTTCAAGGCTTATCGGCCTGATCGTCAGCCTAATTCTTCTAGTCGTCTGTATGGCTTGCAGCATTATTTTCGGCACGGCGGACATTAGCTTGCATACCATTATGGAATCGTATACAGCCTATAACGGTTCGCAGGAGCACCTTATTATTCAGACCGCCCGCATGCCGCGGGCGCTGATCGCGGCGATGGCCGGCGCCAGCCTTGCCGTGGCCGGCTCGCTGATGCAGGGCATCACGCGCAACCCGCTCGCTTCGCCGAGCTTGTTCGGCGTTAATGCGGGCGCGGCCTTTTTTATCGTCGTCAGCTCGGCATACTTCGGGGCCAGCAGCCTTGGCACGTTCGCGACGCTAGCGTTCGCGGGCGCCGCCTGCACGGCCGCGATCGTGTACGCGCTCGGCTCGATCGGCAGCGACGGGCTCACGCCCATTAAAGTCACGCTCGCAGGCGCGGCCATGACCGCCTTCTTCTCGTCACTCTCGATGGGCGTGCTGCTGACGGGCGGCCAAACGTTCGACCAGGTGCTGTATTGGTTCGTCGGCTCCGTGGCCGGGCGGGACATGAGCATCTTCACGACCGCCGCTCCCTACATGGGCGTTGCACTGCTAGGAGCCTTGGTGCTGTCAAGGCATATGAACCTGCTCGTGCTCGGCGAGGACGTCGCCACCGGTCTTGGCCAATCCACCGTGTACGTGAAGCTGGCTGCCGCGGTCATTATCGTCCTGCTGGCCGGGGGCTCGGTCTCGATCGCCGGCCCGATCGCGTTCGTCGGCATCATCATTCCGCATATTACGCGCTTTCTGATCGGAAACGATTATCGCTGGTCGCTTCCCTACTGCGCGCTGCTGGGCGGCATTCTGCTGCTGGCCGCCGACATCGGCTCGCGTTTCATCGCCTTCCCGAAGGAAGTGCCGGTCGGCATTATGACGGCGATTCTCGGCGTACCGTTCTTCGTTTATATCGCCAGAAGGGGGGACCGCTAA
- a CDS encoding ABC transporter ATP-binding protein, whose product MSVIEANQLTLSYGKKPIFSNLGLAIPDGKITVFIGSNGCGKSTLLRSLARLMKPQEGSIVLDGSDIAKLSSKEVAKRLAILPQGPTAPEGLTVLQLVKQGRYPYQSFLQQWSAEDERMVKKALQATHMEEFSSRTVDSLSGGQRQRAWIAMTLAQNTGTILLDEPTTYLDMTHQIEILDLLFHLNEQESRTIVMVLHDINLACRYAHHIVAVKEGQIYAEGAPEQIVGEKLIRDVFQMECQIANDPIFGTPMCIPYGKGRRAAPQLVTV is encoded by the coding sequence ATGTCAGTTATCGAAGCGAATCAACTCACGTTGTCCTATGGGAAAAAGCCGATTTTCTCCAACCTCGGACTTGCAATCCCGGACGGCAAAATCACCGTGTTTATCGGCAGCAACGGCTGCGGCAAATCGACGCTGCTCCGCTCGCTAGCACGCTTGATGAAGCCGCAGGAGGGGTCGATCGTGCTCGACGGCTCCGACATCGCCAAGCTCTCGAGCAAGGAAGTCGCCAAACGGCTGGCGATACTGCCGCAAGGTCCGACCGCGCCGGAAGGGCTGACCGTCCTGCAGCTCGTCAAGCAGGGCCGCTACCCGTACCAGAGCTTCCTGCAGCAGTGGTCGGCCGAAGACGAGCGCATGGTCAAGAAGGCGCTCCAAGCGACGCATATGGAGGAGTTCTCCAGCCGCACGGTCGACTCGCTGTCGGGCGGACAACGGCAGCGCGCGTGGATTGCGATGACGCTGGCGCAGAATACGGGGACGATTCTGCTCGACGAGCCGACCACGTACCTCGACATGACGCACCAAATCGAAATTCTCGACCTGCTCTTCCACCTGAACGAGCAGGAGAGCCGGACGATCGTCATGGTGCTGCATGACATCAACCTCGCCTGCCGGTACGCGCATCATATCGTAGCGGTCAAGGAAGGCCAGATCTACGCGGAAGGCGCGCCGGAGCAAATCGTTGGCGAGAAGCTGATCCGCGACGTGTTCCAGATGGAGTGCCAGATCGCCAACGATCCGATTTTCGGCACGCCGATGTGCATCCCGTACGGGAAGGGCAGAAGAGCCGCGCCTCAGCTCGTGACGGTGTAG
- a CDS encoding extracellular solute-binding protein, with amino-acid sequence MRKSNTRKLLSLLAIVTLVGSLLAGCNNGNGGNNGNNEKTNASSETSNSGTTANNAEEPAKSDELPMTNGKYDPPIEITTVRQVGPDQKFKNGETLDNNVFTKWLKDRLGIGIKTLWTTPTTNDAYKTKLMLSLSANEPLPDYLVVPADIAHTLIDSGKFQPVNELFDKYASDKWKTAMAETDNVWLPYMRDGKAYAIPMIESSLLHDDVMWIRQDWLDKLGLKAPTNMDELETVMDAFVNKDPDGNGKKDTIAVTAAAKNVKYNYITWLGLNPVFGAYNSFMSIWHKNDKGEIVYGSTTPETKTAIGKVKEWIDKGYLHKEYGIHDEVKAIELFNSGQAGIAFSTQWAYSWPFNEVEKNTPGAKVTPYPLPSGPNGQIGQIGNGLNHWLVLLINKEMKHPEVLFTYQNYLYDTYEDPAKGSEFEFGFAKGYDYDFVDDKLVTADNEIPGGRAMPPFLFMAPVTPSKQIKTLAELADGKTPSTPYEEKLAAAPEQSKLSAKYIYEQKEHTVNNLFTGAMTETMKEKQENLDKMEAEMFSKIIYGKEPLDYFDTWVADWKKAGGDQITKEITEWYNAATVK; translated from the coding sequence ATGAGGAAGTCGAATACCCGTAAGCTGCTTTCCCTGCTAGCCATCGTTACCCTTGTCGGCTCGCTGCTCGCCGGCTGCAACAACGGCAACGGCGGCAATAACGGCAATAATGAGAAAACGAACGCATCATCGGAAACGTCCAATTCCGGAACGACCGCGAACAACGCCGAAGAGCCAGCGAAGAGCGACGAGCTGCCGATGACGAACGGCAAGTACGATCCGCCGATCGAAATTACGACCGTGCGTCAGGTTGGCCCCGACCAGAAGTTCAAGAACGGGGAGACGCTCGACAACAACGTGTTTACGAAATGGCTGAAGGACCGGCTCGGCATCGGGATTAAGACGCTGTGGACGACGCCGACCACCAATGACGCCTACAAAACGAAACTCATGCTCTCGCTCTCCGCGAACGAGCCGCTGCCCGATTACTTAGTCGTGCCGGCCGACATTGCCCATACGCTGATCGATTCCGGCAAGTTCCAGCCGGTAAACGAGCTGTTCGATAAATACGCTTCGGATAAATGGAAGACCGCCATGGCCGAAACCGATAATGTTTGGCTGCCTTACATGCGCGACGGCAAAGCGTACGCCATCCCGATGATCGAATCGTCGCTGCTGCATGACGACGTCATGTGGATCCGTCAGGACTGGCTGGATAAGCTGGGGCTGAAGGCGCCGACGAACATGGATGAGCTGGAGACGGTCATGGATGCTTTCGTGAACAAGGATCCGGACGGAAACGGGAAGAAAGACACGATTGCCGTCACCGCCGCCGCCAAAAACGTGAAGTACAACTACATCACATGGCTGGGCTTGAATCCGGTGTTCGGCGCTTATAATTCCTTCATGAGCATCTGGCACAAGAACGACAAAGGCGAGATTGTGTACGGTTCGACGACCCCTGAGACGAAGACCGCCATCGGCAAAGTGAAGGAATGGATCGACAAAGGCTACCTTCACAAGGAATACGGCATTCACGACGAGGTCAAAGCGATCGAGCTGTTCAACTCCGGTCAAGCCGGCATCGCGTTCTCCACGCAATGGGCGTACAGCTGGCCGTTCAACGAAGTGGAGAAAAACACGCCGGGAGCCAAAGTCACGCCTTATCCGCTGCCTTCCGGACCAAACGGCCAAATCGGCCAAATCGGCAACGGCTTGAATCACTGGCTGGTGCTCCTGATTAACAAAGAGATGAAGCATCCGGAAGTGCTTTTCACGTATCAGAACTATCTCTATGACACGTATGAAGATCCGGCTAAAGGCTCGGAATTCGAATTCGGCTTCGCCAAAGGGTATGACTATGATTTCGTTGACGACAAGCTGGTCACGGCCGACAACGAAATTCCGGGCGGCAGAGCGATGCCTCCGTTCCTGTTCATGGCGCCGGTTACGCCGTCCAAGCAGATCAAGACGCTTGCGGAGCTGGCGGACGGCAAGACCCCTTCCACGCCGTACGAGGAGAAGCTTGCGGCCGCACCGGAACAAAGCAAGCTGTCGGCTAAGTACATTTACGAGCAGAAGGAGCATACCGTCAACAACCTGTTCACCGGGGCGATGACGGAAACGATGAAAGAGAAGCAAGAGAATCTCGACAAGATGGAAGCGGAGATGTTCAGCAAGATCATCTATGGCAAAGAGCCGCTCGATTACTTCGATACATGGGTTGCCGATTGGAAGAAAGCCGGCGGCGATCAAATCACGAAGGAAATTACGGAATGGTATAACGCCGCAACCGTCAAGTAA
- a CDS encoding FecCD family ABC transporter permease translates to MSKLWTLRGPRHSFQFHRRTVSVILLLIAANLIGVIVCAALGSTTVSPGAVLRTLLGMGDPADNMIIMSLRMPRIVIAMMVGSMLAVSGALLQGIVRNPLTSPDVIGITGGASLGTVIFIIFCSDISIRFMPVSSIAGAFGAAFLIYLFAYRRGITPLRLVLIGIGMATALTAITYMAILTAPFTPSAVAVKAFTFMTGSIYGSSWKRDVLTLLPWLIVLMPVAFFYARHLNVQELGDEVATGVGSSVHTKRTILLLISVALAGAAVAIGGAINFIGLMAPHIARKLVGPAYGGVIPVSALIGSLVLLLSDLIARTAFVPLDIPAGVFTAAVGAPFFIYLLYRHRNS, encoded by the coding sequence ATGAGCAAGCTATGGACATTGCGGGGTCCCCGCCATTCGTTTCAGTTCCATCGCCGGACGGTGTCGGTTATATTGCTGCTGATCGCCGCCAACTTGATCGGCGTCATTGTCTGCGCTGCCTTGGGCAGCACGACCGTCAGCCCGGGCGCCGTTCTTCGTACGCTGCTCGGCATGGGCGACCCGGCCGACAACATGATTATTATGTCGCTGCGGATGCCCCGGATCGTCATTGCCATGATGGTCGGCTCCATGCTGGCCGTCTCGGGCGCCCTGCTGCAAGGCATCGTGCGCAATCCGCTCACCTCGCCGGACGTGATCGGGATCACGGGCGGCGCTTCGTTGGGCACGGTCATTTTCATCATTTTCTGCTCGGACATCAGCATTCGCTTTATGCCGGTCAGCTCGATTGCCGGCGCGTTCGGCGCGGCGTTCCTGATCTACCTCTTCGCCTACCGCCGCGGCATCACGCCGCTGCGTCTTGTGTTAATCGGCATCGGCATGGCAACCGCGCTGACGGCGATTACATACATGGCCATTCTGACCGCGCCGTTTACGCCTTCCGCCGTAGCGGTCAAAGCGTTCACGTTCATGACCGGCAGCATTTACGGCTCGTCGTGGAAGCGCGACGTGCTCACGCTGCTGCCTTGGCTGATCGTGCTTATGCCGGTCGCGTTCTTCTACGCCCGCCATCTGAACGTGCAGGAGCTCGGCGATGAAGTGGCAACCGGCGTAGGCAGCTCCGTTCATACGAAACGGACGATTCTGCTGCTCATCAGCGTTGCTCTCGCGGGCGCGGCGGTGGCGATCGGCGGCGCGATTAATTTTATCGGGCTGATGGCCCCTCATATCGCCCGCAAGCTGGTCGGGCCCGCATATGGCGGCGTCATACCGGTATCGGCTCTCATCGGCTCGCTCGTTCTGCTGCTTTCGGATTTAATCGCAAGAACCGCATTCGTCCCGTTAGACATTCCTGCCGGCGTCTTCACGGCCGCCGTCGGAGCGCCGTTTTTCATCTATCTGCTGTACCGTCATCGCAACTCGTAA
- a CDS encoding sensor histidine kinase: protein MPSRFSIFHKIILFIVCLLVPIVGLYMYSNRVSVSVVQSEIEDSIGQRLAFLQNRLNLQVDHLARGAFQLGGDPILQSYGTMEGFESYFDVIEFKRRAEERISIQDNMSEWPTASTVYFPKTRQVISPTAFIQYDQASLEQQVSNSWRSRPNGIGGHSFYFYAASSFSGYTNPGSADRIVEIRFEEDNLIRMLNDYKATGQGDPFLYHAEQGTIFNGSFKEPLTSQVINQIKGRKLADPDSFQAELSGSAYLVYTIRTKLDGWILVDYVPLQQVLAPIVSSNQLFYASTLLLLLLSVFAAFMLYRHVQIPIHTLVKSLRQVHNGDLATRIHAGKSNEFRFVFQRFNDMIERIQQLIEHVYTEQLRSRDAQLKQLQAQINPHFLYNCLYFIVNMARLERLDSIEKMALNLGSYFKYTTRLEKPDTTVQEELELVVNYLEIQQLRMRRIEYAIDVPEPVRGLEMPRLMLQPVVENAVIHGIEPKPGGGRIDITGGMEGDFAWLDVQDNGIGMTEEQVSELSSKLRGPMDPSIGHGIWNVNQRLVLRFGEGSGVQYRRGRAGGLTVRLTWKPEANVTDAAKGGEGYVSGTYRR from the coding sequence ATGCCCAGCCGGTTTTCGATTTTCCACAAAATCATTCTGTTCATCGTCTGCCTGCTCGTACCGATCGTCGGCCTGTACATGTATTCCAACCGCGTATCCGTCAGCGTCGTGCAAAGCGAAATCGAGGACTCGATCGGGCAGCGGCTCGCTTTTTTGCAAAATCGGCTTAATCTGCAGGTCGACCATCTGGCGCGGGGGGCGTTCCAGCTCGGCGGAGACCCCATTCTCCAATCGTACGGAACGATGGAAGGGTTCGAAAGCTACTTCGACGTCATCGAGTTCAAGCGAAGAGCCGAGGAGCGCATCAGCATTCAGGATAATATGTCGGAGTGGCCGACGGCGAGCACCGTGTATTTTCCCAAGACCCGCCAAGTCATCAGTCCGACGGCGTTCATTCAATACGACCAAGCCAGCCTTGAGCAGCAGGTTTCCAATTCGTGGCGCTCCCGCCCGAACGGCATCGGCGGTCACAGCTTCTATTTCTACGCAGCCAGCTCCTTCAGCGGGTACACGAATCCCGGGAGCGCGGATCGGATCGTGGAGATCCGGTTCGAAGAGGACAACCTGATTCGGATGCTGAACGATTACAAGGCCACCGGGCAAGGCGACCCGTTCCTCTACCATGCAGAGCAGGGCACGATCTTCAACGGCAGCTTCAAGGAGCCGCTGACCTCGCAAGTCATCAACCAAATTAAAGGCCGCAAGCTGGCCGATCCCGATTCGTTTCAGGCCGAGCTGTCCGGCTCCGCCTATTTGGTTTATACCATCCGCACGAAATTGGACGGTTGGATCCTCGTCGATTATGTACCGCTCCAGCAGGTGCTCGCGCCGATCGTGAGCAGCAACCAGCTGTTCTATGCCTCGACGCTGCTTCTTCTGCTATTAAGCGTATTCGCCGCTTTCATGCTATACCGGCATGTTCAAATTCCCATCCATACCTTAGTCAAAAGCTTGCGCCAAGTGCACAATGGCGATTTGGCAACGCGCATCCATGCAGGCAAAAGCAACGAGTTCCGCTTCGTGTTCCAACGCTTTAACGACATGATCGAACGCATACAACAGCTGATCGAGCATGTGTACACGGAGCAGCTCCGCTCGCGCGATGCCCAGCTGAAGCAGCTGCAGGCGCAAATCAACCCGCATTTTCTTTATAACTGCCTCTATTTCATCGTGAACATGGCGCGTTTGGAACGGCTGGATTCCATTGAGAAAATGGCGCTGAACTTAGGCAGCTATTTCAAATATACGACGCGGCTGGAGAAGCCGGATACGACCGTTCAGGAGGAGCTGGAATTGGTCGTCAATTACTTGGAAATCCAGCAGCTGCGCATGCGGCGAATCGAATACGCGATCGACGTGCCGGAGCCGGTCCGCGGCCTGGAAATGCCGCGGCTGATGCTGCAGCCCGTCGTGGAGAACGCCGTCATTCATGGCATCGAGCCGAAGCCCGGCGGCGGCCGGATCGACATTACGGGCGGCATGGAGGGCGACTTCGCCTGGCTGGACGTGCAGGATAACGGAATCGGCATGACGGAGGAGCAGGTGTCCGAGCTGTCGTCCAAGCTTCGCGGTCCGATGGATCCTAGCATTGGCCACGGCATATGGAATGTGAATCAGCGCTTGGTGCTTCGTTTCGGCGAAGGTTCCGGCGTTCAATATAGGCGGGGGCGCGCAGGCGGCCTTACGGTCAGGCTGACGTGGAAGCCGGAAGCTAACGTTACCGATGCGGCGAAAGGAGGAGAAGGCTATGTTTCGGGTACTTATCGTCGATGA
- a CDS encoding response regulator, with protein sequence MFRVLIVDDEFSVLEGLMYTIPWEALDVHEVHGASSAPEALELLNRHHVDIVITDIRMPGMNGLELIRRIRERWSGIQCIILSGHGEFDYAREAIRTDTAEYLLKPIHEDELAEAVRAVQRKLREEWDEISKSRETAMVLREHLPLMRSKALADLLHGRLPGQDKLAQKLEMLGLPFRLGEPAVLLLIRMEDEFYGYGAQGLRLLEYAVCNIAEEIFGRQFETWCHSDEHAYLVFALQPRAEEAAALALAEGETSVEPAEESAKRVERLAAQLQENVQTYLKGHISIMVGKSCLFPDGMHDAYESALTVFHRRIGNDRGLFYTMGDEPESESAESAATLEELYRLPTLLNLLETGGWDSAGEKLNAVIGDLQRRFPESREHMLETYYSIASTYSHYAHKNGKRLSEIMADGRPGAEDEAIRSIAHLKDWSLGGLERLRSHAEMNLHDSRKDVLATIQAYIKDHLHGDISLQAIADHTHFHPVYVSKLYKQETGETLSDYIHRVRMETAAYLLKQSDLKVYQIAQQVGLESTYFNKVFKKQFAMTPQDFREG encoded by the coding sequence ATGTTTCGGGTACTTATCGTCGATGACGAGTTTTCGGTACTGGAGGGGCTCATGTACACGATCCCTTGGGAGGCGCTGGATGTCCATGAGGTGCATGGGGCTTCTTCCGCGCCGGAGGCTCTGGAGCTGTTGAATCGTCATCATGTGGATATCGTTATAACCGACATCCGGATGCCGGGGATGAACGGGCTGGAGCTGATCCGGCGCATTCGGGAGCGCTGGTCGGGCATTCAATGCATTATTTTGTCCGGGCATGGCGAGTTCGATTATGCGCGCGAAGCGATCCGTACGGATACGGCGGAATATTTGCTCAAACCGATTCATGAGGACGAGCTGGCGGAGGCGGTAAGAGCCGTGCAGCGCAAGCTTCGGGAAGAGTGGGACGAAATCAGCAAAAGCCGGGAAACGGCGATGGTATTGAGGGAGCACCTGCCGCTTATGCGAAGCAAGGCGCTGGCCGACCTGCTGCACGGCCGCTTGCCGGGTCAAGATAAGCTGGCTCAGAAGCTGGAGATGCTGGGGCTTCCGTTCCGGCTGGGCGAGCCCGCCGTACTGCTGCTCATCCGCATGGAGGATGAATTTTACGGCTACGGCGCTCAAGGGCTGCGGCTGCTGGAGTATGCCGTGTGCAACATTGCGGAGGAGATCTTCGGCAGGCAGTTCGAGACATGGTGCCATAGCGACGAGCATGCTTACCTTGTCTTTGCGTTGCAGCCTCGTGCGGAGGAAGCTGCCGCGCTGGCTCTAGCAGAGGGAGAGACCTCCGTAGAGCCTGCAGAGGAATCGGCCAAACGGGTGGAACGGCTGGCGGCGCAGCTGCAGGAAAACGTGCAGACCTATTTGAAAGGCCATATTTCCATCATGGTCGGGAAGAGCTGCCTGTTTCCGGACGGCATGCATGACGCGTACGAGAGCGCGCTCACCGTGTTCCATCGCCGGATCGGGAACGACCGTGGGCTGTTCTATACGATGGGGGACGAGCCCGAATCCGAGTCCGCCGAATCGGCCGCGACGCTGGAGGAGCTCTACCGGCTGCCGACGCTGCTCAATCTGCTGGAAACCGGCGGGTGGGACAGCGCCGGGGAGAAGCTGAACGCCGTCATCGGCGACCTGCAGCGACGATTTCCCGAATCCCGCGAGCATATGCTGGAGACCTACTACTCCATCGCTTCGACCTACTCTCACTACGCGCATAAGAACGGCAAGCGCCTTTCCGAAATTATGGCGGACGGCCGCCCGGGCGCGGAGGATGAGGCGATCCGCTCCATCGCGCATTTGAAGGACTGGTCGCTGGGCGGACTGGAACGGCTCCGTTCACATGCGGAGATGAATCTCCACGATTCCCGCAAGGATGTGCTGGCAACCATTCAAGCCTATATCAAGGACCATCTGCACGGGGACATTTCCTTGCAGGCGATCGCCGACCATACCCATTTTCATCCCGTGTACGTCTCGAAGCTCTACAAGCAGGAAACCGGAGAAACGCTCAGCGACTATATTCACCGGGTTCGCATGGAAACCGCGGCTTATCTGCTCAAGCAGTCCGACCTTAAGGTCTACCAGATCGCGCAGCAGGTCGGCCTCGAGAGCACGTATTTCAACAAGGTGTTCAAGAAGCAGTTCGCGATGACCCCGCAGGATTTCAGGGAAGGATAG
- a CDS encoding ABC transporter permease: MGKTVTEPKSKWKWRTNWPLHVMLIPAVVLTIIFAYWPMGGAVMAFQDFKPWLGFGGSEWVGWRNFERLFNNSDSLQVIWNTLIIAVLKIVAGLIAPFVFALMLNEVRHMVFKRSVQTLVYLPHFLSWVVLGGILSDILSTEGGLINKIVVALGHEPIFFLGDGDWFRFTVVISHVWKEFGFGTIVFLASIAGINPALYEAALMDGAGRWKQTLHITIPAMMPITIVLATLALGGVLNAGFDQIFNLYNSLVYDKGDIIDTFVYRIAIVSGNMGLGTALGLFKSVVGLVLIVGAYRLAYRYAGYRIF, translated from the coding sequence ATGGGGAAGACCGTTACGGAACCGAAAAGCAAATGGAAATGGCGGACCAATTGGCCGCTTCACGTCATGCTCATTCCCGCCGTCGTCCTGACGATTATTTTTGCGTATTGGCCCATGGGAGGGGCGGTTATGGCCTTCCAGGATTTCAAGCCGTGGCTTGGCTTCGGCGGCTCGGAATGGGTCGGCTGGCGCAATTTCGAGCGGCTGTTTAACAATTCGGACAGCCTGCAGGTCATTTGGAATACGCTCATCATCGCCGTGTTGAAAATCGTTGCCGGCTTGATCGCTCCGTTCGTCTTCGCCCTCATGCTGAACGAGGTCAGGCATATGGTGTTTAAACGCTCCGTACAAACGCTGGTGTATTTGCCTCACTTTCTGTCTTGGGTCGTGCTCGGCGGCATCTTGAGCGACATCCTGTCCACGGAAGGCGGCTTAATTAATAAGATTGTGGTCGCGCTGGGCCATGAACCGATTTTCTTTCTTGGGGATGGGGACTGGTTCCGGTTTACCGTCGTCATCAGCCATGTCTGGAAAGAGTTCGGCTTCGGGACGATCGTGTTTCTCGCCTCCATCGCGGGCATCAATCCGGCTCTTTACGAAGCGGCCTTAATGGATGGGGCGGGACGCTGGAAGCAAACGCTGCATATTACGATACCGGCCATGATGCCGATTACGATCGTGCTGGCTACGCTGGCGCTGGGCGGCGTTTTGAACGCGGGATTCGACCAAATATTCAATCTCTACAATTCACTCGTTTACGATAAAGGCGATATTATCGATACGTTCGTTTACCGGATTGCGATCGTCAGCGGAAATATGGGTCTAGGCACGGCGCTCGGCTTATTCAAGTCGGTGGTCGGACTGGTCCTGATCGTGGGCGCGTACCGGCTGGCCTATCGCTACGCTGGATATCGGATTTTTTAA
- a CDS encoding SRPBCC domain-containing protein, with product MSCWIQNQARDVPNSHHPGTGVVTMRAVITAVDEPRRFAVRWEFDGSDEEMVTTFLLEEEAGVTYVTMTETGYETEEQTKQTVNGYTMSLANLKAMLEGRSLPHT from the coding sequence ATGTCATGCTGGATACAGAATCAAGCTCGTGATGTACCAAATTCGCATCATCCCGGAACGGGGGTCGTGACGATGCGCGCCGTCATTACGGCTGTCGACGAGCCGAGGCGATTTGCCGTGCGCTGGGAATTCGACGGCTCCGATGAGGAGATGGTGACGACGTTTCTCCTGGAGGAGGAAGCGGGTGTCACGTATGTGACCATGACCGAAACGGGCTACGAGACCGAGGAGCAGACGAAGCAGACGGTTAACGGCTATACGATGTCGCTGGCGAACTTGAAGGCGATGCTGGAAGGAAGAAGCCTGCCCCATACATAA
- a CDS encoding carbohydrate ABC transporter permease: MPDHIQRSKVFTIVNTAVLALLSLCCVLPLVHILAVALSGKAPATANLVFLWPIDFTFDAFKDTLLNDNFSRSLLISLQRTVIGTVVTMVVAAMTAYPLSKESRAFKGRGMYAWFFVFTMLFSGGLVPTYIVVTKLGLNNSLWALILPSAVEVWSIILLLNFFRNIPKELEEASLIDGSGHFTTMFRIFIPLSLPAIATLSLFTMVFHWNEWFQGMLYNTNSQNYPLATLLQTIVVQQDFTKLAVNPEDMEDITNRTVKAAQIFIGALPILMVYPFLQRYFVKGIVLGAVKE, translated from the coding sequence ATGCCGGACCACATTCAACGCAGCAAGGTGTTTACCATCGTGAATACGGCTGTTCTGGCGCTTCTCAGCCTGTGCTGCGTACTGCCGCTCGTTCATATTTTGGCCGTCGCGCTGAGCGGCAAGGCGCCGGCGACCGCGAATCTGGTCTTTTTATGGCCGATCGATTTTACGTTCGATGCCTTTAAGGATACGCTGCTCAACGACAACTTCAGCCGTTCGCTGCTCATTTCCTTGCAGCGGACGGTCATCGGAACGGTCGTGACGATGGTGGTCGCCGCCATGACCGCCTACCCGCTGTCCAAGGAATCGCGGGCGTTCAAGGGACGCGGCATGTATGCCTGGTTCTTCGTCTTTACGATGCTGTTCTCGGGCGGCTTGGTGCCGACGTACATCGTCGTGACGAAGCTGGGCCTCAATAACTCGCTGTGGGCGCTAATTTTGCCGTCCGCGGTCGAGGTGTGGTCGATCATCCTGCTGCTTAACTTCTTCCGCAACATTCCGAAGGAGCTGGAGGAAGCGTCGCTCATCGACGGTTCGGGGCATTTCACGACGATGTTCCGCATCTTCATACCGCTGTCGCTGCCCGCGATCGCTACGCTGTCCCTGTTTACGATGGTGTTCCATTGGAACGAGTGGTTCCAGGGCATGCTGTATAATACGAATTCGCAAAACTATCCGCTCGCCACGCTGCTGCAGACGATCGTCGTCCAGCAGGATTTCACCAAGCTGGCGGTTAACCCGGAGGACATGGAGGACATTACGAACCGCACGGTCAAGGCGGCCCAAATCTTTATCGGCGCGCTGCCGATTTTGATGGTTTATCCGTTCCTGCAGCGGTATTTTGTGAAGGGGATCGTGCTTGGGGCGGTTAAGGAGTAA